gattaaaatctgaattgctaggtcctcctttTCTAAATCTCCTTTCGTTGAGAATcctcttgaaacttcttgtgatgagagctagATCACTATCATCAACTTCCGCATCTTCTCCATCTAgagaggcagaatcatcttcatcatgaGATGTCTTTATAGCAATgttccttcttactttcgcatcctcttcctcttgcatttttgacttaagcttcagctcataagaggttagagaattaataagagattcaacaggtaaggaatttagatctctagcttcttcaatggcagtaaCTTTACCCTCCCAATTCttggataaagcattcagaatttttttatttttctcatctagagagtattccttttccagtacctctaaatccttaataagatcgttgaatctacaatacatctcatcaatattttcaagaggttccatcttgaacgattcatacttggtaaccagaatagatttcttttgttccctaacattctcacttccttcatgaatttctcgcagtttgtcccaaatttctttagctgacttacatcccttgactctaatagattcatttgagtctaaagcacaatataacacattcataatttttgcatttaaggtaagatgagctctatccacagcagtcagttcacttcttatttttggtctagatctatgagtattttcatctataacagaggcatcatatggaccttcactaataataaaccacaattcaatatcaattgattgtaaaaagataatcattctttctttccaactcacataattcgacccattaaatataggtggtctaatcacagaatgtccttcaaaaaacatggcattattggttgtcatttttactcccaaaccgattgagcttaatctctaggagaccaaactctgataccaattgttaggatcgaagacaaccaagaggaagagataaacaatgtacagatcacaaacgtaacaataagtaaatagaaaggaaagaattgcaaatcaattaactacccaactcctcttaaacttgtagattaattcaaataagtttcttcaaattgatgaattacaatcactcttgcgtacaaaggaatgttcacctcctccttgcctcgaacaccactcggtcaagtcaggaagttttactatccctcaggacaaccctcacagagttatactcatgaagtattcactcacaaatgaaaagcttaaaatgaacctcacaccactaagactacaaatcttctttgaagagtattttctcactaaaatcactctagatcttttgtatcttcaatgtgcaaaagttatttgatgtatttgaccaaccactatttatataggaccaaaaaagtgcctcattaatgcttccaacggatagaaagtaactgaagagtcaactagccgttggagtatcggacgtccggtattcctgttttttgcatccaatagcaggcagtgagtttgagaaattttcttcaattctatcggacgtccggtggagacatattcagcgtccgatggtttcgtcgacttcgaatgatcctatcggacgtccgaagcatgcgtccgaagttgtgcaatgattatcggacgtccggtactgtcatcacaagcgtccgacagctttcagcaacctttgtcttctttcaattgcacttgttcatggaatcaaataacttcataactgaaagtatatcttgaagaaatattagtattatccattgttttgtaaacattaaaagttagggaccaaagTCAAcagacaccgtttcggtatactcgagtattaccactggagggataagatGATGGCCAGACAACCGAGGGGATCACTGGAGCTATAAGGTGAAGTTGatcgaaatggttccactggaacaccgtatccttcaatttgtgtttatttttgcacactgataactgtatcatgctaatgtgccaagatgcaaccttgaaccatacttgagttatgctcaaattactcatacaatgataactatctcataTTAATGTGCCAAATATGTAACCTggaaccatacatgtggtatgctcaaattccttgatttattagaactgctagagtgtcttggaacctcactgggctgtgtagctcattctacgtttttgtttttccttaacagggttcgagaccaagggtgctcgtgaatagtactagattattttcttttgaagaccttaagttgtattataacgGGTagttgtagtacatattcttttggagTGTATCAAGCTTGAAAGCTcactaattgtaagcatgcaatacTTTGGAGTACTTTGaagtatttcaaacttttgaattgtggattgtagtgagtcctggcgagagttgggcaggcgttccacaGATACTCTTTGGTTCGCCCCTTTGGTTCGGCTTAAggagaagtaggggcgtcacaATCATGACTAGACTCGATAGGATAACATACATGTCCGTTAGACTCTTGTCTAGTGGGGGTTAATCACTAAGCCATATCCGTTAGATCCTTGTCTGGTGGGATTAAACAGTAGGCTATATTCGTTAGAACTTTCCCTAGTAAGGGTTAAACACTAGGCTATGTACATAGAGACTAATGAAAGCGTGACCCTCTATTTAAGTAATTTAAATTTACACATGAAATGTTATTAATGTGTGCTCCATAAGCAAACGAAAGAAAGTATGTTCAAGTGATTGATGACTATAAATGATCGTTTGGATATGTCCCATGAAGTGTATTTGGTGAAACTTATGCAgatgtttttgaaattttatttatatgTAACATACGTGATCTGGCAAGAATAGGCGGCGGAGCTACTTGTTTGCATTTCTGTGCTCAATCCCATTTTTCTAACATTTTTGCAGATGACCTTGATGAATATGAGCTAGCATATGTTGAAGGTGATGGAGTTGGAAACGAGTGATCAAGAGataaaaatgaagagctttagCCGGAAAAAATCAGTGTAGTTAGTAGTCCTTGCAATAAGTGGTTTAAGACCACAAAATAGATTGTATTACTAGGGTTTGGAGATACAATAATTTTATTGTTGGGCTTCCTCTTAGGTTTTTGATTTGTGAAGTCATAATGCGATTTTGAGAAGTTTAAATTTTATGCAACTTGTTATATGTTGCATGCAGAAAAAGCAAGATACCTTGCGGGATTTAGGAAGTTTACTTGAATTTTTGCGGCGTGCTACGCATCCAATGTGGCGAATTTGGGGCGTGACACCACATCCCACTATTAATTTGGCTTCTTCTAGTGAAGGACAGCCCTTGATAAACTGCCCAACAAATGGTCCACCACGGATGCCAATCCTTCATAGTGCATTAGCTTAAGTTTGGGCAATAAGACTTGCTGAATTCTGGGGTAAATTCAACTTAACATCCTCACCTAAGTGCAAAGAAACTAGTGACCTGTAGTTCAGCACTCCGGACCTTAATAAATGGTCGGTGTAACAGAGCCAATCAGTAATGGACACTATTTACGTCCCCCAGAAGTATTGTATTTCAGCCAAAACTTCGTATAGGAAGTCCATGGTCCCGTAGTAGGATCAATCTCTTGACAAGGATGATAAAATTTGACACATTGGCATCAAGATATTCTCTTTCAATTCCAGGTTGGAACTTGAAATTGAGGAAAATGTAAACGAGTGAAGTACAAACATATCACCGTTTAGTTGACAAAAGGGATATGGTAACAGTCAGTTTTGTAGCCTGCCATCAGCTCGAGTATGGGCAGGTAACAGCTTCTTCTTTATCCACCAGAAACGATAAGCTGTAGCAGAGAAGATGGCACCAAAAAGAAATGGCACGATAGGTCACCTTAAGGAAGAAACAATTTTAACTACAAGAAGGTTGCAGCTTATTTTCTGAGATGGACCAAAGATTTACAGAAGTTTATCTAGATAAAGGATAATATGTTTCTTTAACCACCAGAAAACATGTAGGTTTAAAATTTGACTGGTGGTTAACTGAGTGAACAGAAAGTATCCAGGATCATTAACCAACGTGATGATACAATGAGGGAAATGCTTCAGTCCCCTTCCGTCCGTGGCTGGACGCATGCACAAAAGGGTGCTTTCTTTCGCCTGTGGTTCGATCTTACCACTCCATAACCATACAGATAGTCTCTGAGCAGAACTCTTCTTTTCATCTCGGAAATTTTACTTTTGCCTTTGCTGCTATCTTTTTCATCATCCAGCTTTAGTAAAACAAACTGTATCTTCTGCACCTCCAACTGCAATCGCCCAATTCTCTCCGATATTCTTCGTGCCTGTTCTGAAGTTTTCCTCTTCCTTCCACTTCCACTTTCTTCCGACTCCATTGAAGAAGACTTTGCATGAGAAGATAAGGGCGTACCTTCCATATTTTTCATCAGTTTGCCATTAAGATCGAATAACTTCAAGATCGCTGTCTCTGCTTCTTCCAGCTGCTCCTTTAAAATATCACATTCATCTATAGCTTTTCCCTTTCTGCTCTTCTCAATGATCTGAAGCTTCCTCTTCAAGTCTTGCACTGTAATTTGAAGATTTGTCAATTTCTGGACATCAGAATTAAGCCTTTCCAATACCTTCCTCCTGTTCCCTTCCTGAAGAGGCTCTGTAGATCTCTTTGAAAATTCCAACTTGTCCACTCCAAGCTCCTTTTCAATAAGAATATCTGAAATAGGTAGTTCATTCTTCTGTTTCTTTGCTGATTTAACCCGATGGAGATTGGTAATTTTCTCAGTCGATGGGTTCACCATCTTACTGGACTTGCCTACAGTAAGATCAATACTGCCATCATGATCAACTGTTTCCCATGACTCGATGTTCTGCACCTCAGCATCACCCTGTTCTCTCCTGCTGATTCGATAAGGTGAAAATTCAGATATCTGGTCAAGCATAATATCTTTTGTCAAAAGCCCATTGTCCATCTCAGACCATTCAGAGGTTGGCTTAGAGTTTCTCCTACGCTGATTGCTCTCAGATTTTAACTCTGCAATCTGTCTCATATCAGTCTCAAGCTCTGAATGCACGCTTTGGTTTTCCTGCTTCAGGAGATGTTCTCTCTGAGTAACTGCCTTCTCAATAGATTGAATCCTCCAGTGGAGATCCTGTAAAGCTGAAATTGGATCAGCCACTACTTCCTCAATGTCGTTGcctccattttcacatacatgaTCTAGCACTTCAGCATCctgtgaagaaaaaaaaaaaaaaacaaatataaGTGTTCCAAGTCACAAAAATTTCCACTTTAGCAGCCAATAGCTCAGAAAAAATACTGTGTTTCAATCAgagataaatattattcatgAACTGAAATTGGAAGGTTGCCTTTACAGAAGCGTTCGCTACTCTTAACAAGCAGACTAATATTCAGAAGGAGATTATCAAATTTGAGATTCTTAGAGATTTGGATATGGCGGATAGCCTGGTTATGCTTAAGCACACTAAGATTTGAATATGCTGGATAGCCTGGATTATATCAGCATATCCACATATGACTGCTCAATCATATTTGAGAGCTAGCACTGTCCAACTGTAAGACTCAAAATCAGCAAAAAGTACTTATCAAGAGAGATCACACATCGAAAGACGGAATAAAAACAAGGTAAACACCAAGCTGAACAATTTGTTCAGTACAATTATCCATCACAAGGAGAGAAGCTATAATCGAGTATCAATGCAGATGATGGACGGAGAATTAAGAATAAGCCCTTACATGCATGATGAGTTCATATAATGTGTACGCATGCTTATTTAAAATATGTTGGTACAttaggttaaaaaaaaagagctttATATATAAACAGTCATACAATTGTAATATCATGAAGTTGAATTTCATTACTTCTGCAGTTATACCAATTTGATTGTCCTATCATTGTTTTCATGTTCTATGGTCAAGATAAACTAAGCACAGTGgaacaaaaatcaagttaaaatAGTCTGTACGAGAGATGCCAATAATTTACCAATACCTTTTGCTCTTCATATCCAGGTATCTCAAGCTGTCCATGCAAACAGGTGCGCTTGAGTAGGGATGATATGCATTCACTTAATGAAGTAATAGCAGGGCCATAAGCAGTCAGCTGAGCATTTAGACCTTCATTTTGACTTGCCAACAAAtttgctctctctctcagaAGCTTGATATCAGCATCTTTGGTAGTGCTTTCATTTTTAAAAGTCTCACATGCTTCAGTGAGCTGATGAAGCTTCTCTTCATAGAGAATTTGGTAGAGCTTGGAAACCTCTAGTTCAACAAACAAATCTGAAGCATGTGCCTCCCACATTTCAATATCATCCCTTGCCATTTCGAGCTCAGAGAGCAGACTTTCCTCTCTaacttttgtcttttgatgATCTTCATGAAGTTGCTGTAGTTCCATTTCCTTCTGAATTAAAATCTCACCCAATTTCCTTTCCATTAAGTTCAATCTTTTCCTAAGATCATCATTATCATTATTTACTTCATCTAGTTCTTCAGCCAGTGCTCTTATTTCCAAAGACTTTTCATCCACACAGCTCctgaagaaggaagaaaggtgACCCAGATATAGCATTTCCCTGCAGACAACAGAGTTTTCCTCTTCCAGTGTACCGTTTTTTTCCCCCAGCAATAAGAACTCCTTTGTTAAGGATCCTTTCTCCTCACGAGTTTTTGAATTTTCACTCTGCAAATCAAGGTAAGACCCTCGTAAATCCTGCAACTTCTTCTGTAAATCTGAAACTTTAGTTAGTAAGGATTCCTGTTTGTGATCTCCCTCTATTAGTTGTGTTCTTAGTTCTTCATTCATCTCATGCAGCTTGAGGGCCTCATTCTGCAAAGAAAACAGCTGCTCATGTCTGATCCTTGACTCCTGGGCATTGATGCATTTCTCCAACTCAAGATTTTGTGCATCAATCCTTAGTTGTCCAATCATTGCAACAAGAACTGACAACTCTACAGACCGTCGCAGATTTTCTTCTTCAGTTTCATACATAGATTTTTTGGCACCTTCAAGCTTGCTTAGAATGTGATTCAGAAAAGTTTGGTCTTGCCCACTCCTATTGCTACTATCATGGATTGGAACAATGTCAAGAGCCTTGAGCAACTGGAATATCCCCTTCCTCAGAGTGCAGCCTTCATCAGACAAGGAGATAATCTTAGCTTTTTGGCTAAGATTATCTTTCTTTAACTCATAAAGCATCTTCTCCAATGATATAGATGTCTCAAAGAGTTTCTGATTCTTGGCTGACAGgcagaaatttttttcttctagGTCCCTAGCACATTTTCTTAAGATAAAGACTTCAATGTGGGAATGAAAGGAGTTATCCAGCTCCTTGTTGAATTCTCTCTTACTGGAATGTATCTCCTCTTGCAAGAGACTCCTGTCACTTTCCAAACAAGCCAACTGCATCTCCCTTGTATGGGTGAAACTAGCATGTTCTTGCTTTTGTACATCCAAAGAAATCTGTAATTCTTGTAACTTACAATCTGATGATTCTTTCTCCTTCTCCAGATCTGAGTACTGTTCTCCCAGTTCTACATATCTTCTCTCTAGATTGTCTAGTCTCATATTGGTGCTTTCAAGTTGAGAAGTCAAAACATCCTTTTCAGCGACAACTCTAGCCTTCTCATCAACTAGCAACTGGCAGGACTCTTCTAAGCTCCTTGATTTTGTCTTCAAACCTTGAAGTTCATCAAGAGCATCAGACAGGGAATTCTCTAGAAAAGTGTTCTTCTCTGAGAGATTTTCCAAACTTTGATTTGCATCCTGCAGCTGAGCTTGTAATGATGCCTTGTCATCAAGAAGAGCTGATTTCTCCTCCAAAAGAGATTGGCAAGATTCTTCTAGAGCTGTTATCTTGTGCCTAACAGCTTCCAGTTCAGCATTTAAATCTGCTAGAGAATTCTCCAAAATGGAATTTTTCTCAAGAAGCTGTTCCAGAATTTCCAGTTCTTCCAAAAGAGCTAACTTCTCACTTCTTTCCCTCTGGCAGGAGTCTTTCAGATTTGAGTTCTCATCCTGCAATTCCTTCACTGATGTTCCAAATGAATCTGCATGCAGTCCTACTGCATGTACCTGCTCCACGATGGACGAGTGTTTTTTATTGAAGTCATTTAGTTCTTCTTTTAGACAGTAGATTTCTTGCTGAAGAGCATTTCTTTGGTCCAGTCGAAGCTCAACCTCTTCCTCGAGTTTCCCTTTAGTTTCAGTTAAGCTAGATATCTCATTCTGCAAATCTTTTATTGTAATTGCTGAAGAAACTCTCAGCTCATTGAGGCTTTTATTCTCCTCCTTCACCTTCAGAACTTCTTCATGCAACCTCTCATTATGAGTTTCCATTTCCCTCAGATTTTGAACCTTATTCTGGAGCTCTGAGGATAAAGATCGAAGTTCTTCCTGTGCTTGGGCATGCAAATGCTGCAGTGTCTGGAAAGCAGTTTCAGCCTCCACAAAACGCAAGCGCTCTTCTTGTATACAAGTCCAAAGTCTTCCCAGTTCCTTCTGCTTTTCTGTAAGTTCTTGACTTTGATTACCCATCTTGAGCATCAAGACTTCCACCTCAGACTGCAGAGAGTGATTTGATCTTTCTAAAAGGAGGCATTGCTCCTCAGCACCCTTTAAGTTGGCAATTCCAGTCTCTATCTCAACGTTCAGACGTTTAGCCTCCTCCTGAGCAGAAGAGAGATTACGCTCTAAACTAGAAATAGTTTCCAAGCACTGGTGATACTGAACCTCTGCAGCTTCCTTCTCCTGAGTCAAGCTGGAAATAGCTCGCTTCAGTGTTTCGACCTCATTTTCAGCCTTCTCAGCTCGCTGCTCCAACTTTCTGATGTCCTCTTCAGTACATTGTAATTTGTGCTCCAGGTTCGATATCATCTCCAGAGAACTCATGTATTGGTCAAGTGCAGCATCTTTTTCAGCAGACACCTTGGTGAGTTCATCTTTAAGTGATTGAGCTTCAATTTCAGCCTTATTAACTCTCTGATTATGTTCCTCAGCATCCTCTTGGGCACGAGAGATGGTTTTCTCCAGATCAGATATCCTGTCTAAGCACTGGCGGTACTGCAAAAGATTAGCCTCTTTTTCAGTTTCTAACTTAGTGAGGGCTTCCTTCAATGTTGCAGCTTGAGCTTGAGCTTGGCTTGCCTGTTCACTGAGTCCCTTGGAATCTTCGTGGGCACATGCTCTTTCAGATTCCAGCATTGACAATTTCTCCAAACTCTGTTGGTACTGCATAAGGCCAgcttccttctcttcttctacTTTGACAAGAGCTTTCTTCAAGCTTAGAATCTCCTCAGATTCATGCACTTGATTCTGCTCAGACAGCAGTTGGCTTTTGTGACTTTGGTTGTCACTGCTTagtacatttttttctttctcctctgCCTCAAGAAACTGGAGGCTCTTTCTCACCCTGCCATCCTCGGTTAATGTGCCATTCCTCTTAGCACCATTGGAATGCAAAGCTGACAGCCCAAGCGCCTCATTTTGCAATTCGTCAGGCTCAAAGAACGCCCGTACAGGGGTGGACATCTCAGGTGTTTGATGATCAGGCCCAGAAGCAGAATTTGCGGGTGAATCATCAAGCATAAGGGAAACTTGGTTAGGAAAAGCTTCTGCCATAGTCCGGTGGGCATGACGAATTACTCCAGTTGCGTGATCATATCTTTCAGCCAGTGCACGATATGCACGGTAGAACTCTTCTACCAATTTCATGAGCTCTGGACGTTTCTTATAATACATCTCTGCCCTCTTTGCAAAGGAATCAGCATCTTCTTCTATGAGCTTTATCATTGATTTGACTTTGGCATCCATATCTGGAAAGTAACAGACAATTTTACAAATTACTGGATAACACTTAAACAGGAAGCAGCACAAGGACCACAGCATAATAATAAACAAATCTTTCATTGTTTTTTCAGCCACATACATATACAAGGAAATAAAAGGGAGGGCACATAAATATTGCTGCCAAACTGTTCTTAAATATCACCTATTTATGTTTTActgcaagaataaacctcaaaattGAGAATGTACAGTATTTTAACTACTTGGGGCAAAGAAACTACTACATGATCATACACTTCAATCTCCAACTTCTTTTGATTTATAAGCACCATAATGGTGATGCCAACCATTCTACATATCATGCCATACCATAATGCTGAGAGTTCATTAAAGCATGAAAGGTATTCAAAGTTAGCAAAAATGGTGAAGCACAAAAATTCAGGTTACCCAAATTCTTAAAAGCTATTACTGGAGTCTAGGTGCTGAAAGTTGGTTGAAGCATGAAAGAACAGGTAGCGATGGGACTCAAGCCTCATGCTTCAAAAATGATAGCACAAAATATAGTAAGGAAAAGAGCAAATAAAGTCAATCGGCATCTCAGTTCACCTGATAAGTTGTATATATATGCAGAAATTTACATttgccaccaaaaaaaaaattgcagaaatgtACAAAGTAACATACCAGTAAGATTTTCCTGAAGCCATTTGGAATTTTTGGGGCTAATATGACTGTCCCACCACCAAGAGTACATCCGTCTAGAATTCGTGTGCGAAATGGTAGCCATGGTTCCAACTAATGCCACAGAATTCTGTTGTAACCACCCAAAGTGTTTGTCCACCAGAGAGTTCGTGCCAATTCAGCAGTGATGCTCAGAATTGGATTTTCCTACCTGACCCTCCTTGTCTATTTTATCTAGTCTTGCACTGAAAATCGATAATCTATTTCAAAGCTTACActtgcaagaaaagaagatgaT
This portion of the Coffea arabica cultivar ET-39 chromosome 2e, Coffea Arabica ET-39 HiFi, whole genome shotgun sequence genome encodes:
- the LOC113732619 gene encoding protein NETWORKED 1D, which codes for MATISHTNSRRMYSWWWDSHISPKNSKWLQENLTDMDAKVKSMIKLIEEDADSFAKRAEMYYKKRPELMKLVEEFYRAYRALAERYDHATGVIRHAHRTMAEAFPNQVSLMLDDSPANSASGPDHQTPEMSTPVRAFFEPDELQNEALGLSALHSNGAKRNGTLTEDGRVRKSLQFLEAEEKEKNVLSSDNQSHKSQLLSEQNQVHESEEILSLKKALVKVEEEKEAGLMQYQQSLEKLSMLESERACAHEDSKGLSEQASQAQAQAATLKEALTKLETEKEANLLQYRQCLDRISDLEKTISRAQEDAEEHNQRVNKAEIEAQSLKDELTKVSAEKDAALDQYMSSLEMISNLEHKLQCTEEDIRKLEQRAEKAENEVETLKRAISSLTQEKEAAEVQYHQCLETISSLERNLSSAQEEAKRLNVEIETGIANLKGAEEQCLLLERSNHSLQSEVEVLMLKMGNQSQELTEKQKELGRLWTCIQEERLRFVEAETAFQTLQHLHAQAQEELRSLSSELQNKVQNLREMETHNERLHEEVLKVKEENKSLNELRVSSAITIKDLQNEISSLTETKGKLEEEVELRLDQRNALQQEIYCLKEELNDFNKKHSSIVEQVHAVGLHADSFGTSVKELQDENSNLKDSCQRERSEKLALLEELEILEQLLEKNSILENSLADLNAELEAVRHKITALEESCQSLLEEKSALLDDKASLQAQLQDANQSLENLSEKNTFLENSLSDALDELQGLKTKSRSLEESCQLLVDEKARVVAEKDVLTSQLESTNMRLDNLERRYVELGEQYSDLEKEKESSDCKLQELQISLDVQKQEHASFTHTREMQLACLESDRSLLQEEIHSSKREFNKELDNSFHSHIEVFILRKCARDLEEKNFCLSAKNQKLFETSISLEKMLYELKKDNLSQKAKIISLSDEGCTLRKGIFQLLKALDIVPIHDSSNRSGQDQTFLNHILSKLEGAKKSMYETEEENLRRSVELSVLVAMIGQLRIDAQNLELEKCINAQESRIRHEQLFSLQNEALKLHEMNEELRTQLIEGDHKQESLLTKVSDLQKKLQDLRGSYLDLQSENSKTREEKGSLTKEFLLLGEKNGTLEEENSVVCREMLYLGHLSSFFRSCVDEKSLEIRALAEELDEVNNDNDDLRKRLNLMERKLGEILIQKEMELQQLHEDHQKTKVREESLLSELEMARDDIEMWEAHASDLFVELEVSKLYQILYEEKLHQLTEACETFKNESTTKDADIKLLRERANLLASQNEGLNAQLTAYGPAITSLSECISSLLKRTCLHGQLEIPGYEEQKDAEVLDHVCENGGNDIEEVVADPISALQDLHWRIQSIEKAVTQREHLLKQENQSVHSELETDMRQIAELKSESNQRRRNSKPTSEWSEMDNGLLTKDIMLDQISEFSPYRISRREQGDAEVQNIESWETVDHDGSIDLTVGKSSKMVNPSTEKITNLHRVKSAKKQKNELPISDILIEKELGVDKLEFSKRSTEPLQEGNRRKVLERLNSDVQKLTNLQITVQDLKRKLQIIEKSRKGKAIDECDILKEQLEEAETAILKLFDLNGKLMKNMEGTPLSSHAKSSSMESEESGSGRKRKTSEQARRISERIGRLQLEVQKIQFVLLKLDDEKDSSKGKSKISEMKRRVLLRDYLYGYGVVRSNHRRKKAPFCACVQPRTEGD